The Virgibacillus sp. MSP4-1 genome has a segment encoding these proteins:
- a CDS encoding DHH family phosphoesterase has translation MSKLYKKGAVNYHTRALYGLTIVLIGVIAYFNWMIGAALALILFMTIYNSVRTDKQIENDTEKYISTLSYRVKKVGEEALHEMPIGILLFSEDYEIEWANPFVNLFTEEEDTLVGQDLNAIYDDFIASIKEDKTEVWFQHKDRTYQAMIKREERLIYFFDKTEQVEIETLYKNEQTVLGIIFLDNYEEVTQAMDDTTKSHLNSKMTSILNEWSRKNDIYLKRTSQERFLAVMNLEILNRLEKEKFEVLDEVRELISDKNVPLTLSIGVGIGHESSLREIGELAQSSLDLALGRGGDQVAIKDETGKVKFFGGKTNPMEKRTRVRARVISHALKELVKESDKVMVMGHKSPDMDSIGAGIGILKVAQANDKDGFVIFDPDGVNTGVERLMDMVQEDESLSKWFISPDDSLDIVTKNTLLVVVDTHKPSMVMDERLLTKTDHVVVIDHHRRAEEFIDDPTLVYMEPYASSTAELVTELLEYQPSTLKLNINEATSLLAGMIVDTKYFTLRTGSRTFDAASYLRLKGADTVLVQKLLEEDLDVYVRRSQLIERAEVYQKGIAIVRAEEGQTYGPILIAQAADTLLTMSGIKASFVISERDDDKIGISARSLGDINVQIIMEQMNGGGHLTNAATQIGDTTVYDAEEQLKEIIDEYLEGREDK, from the coding sequence ATGTCTAAACTCTATAAGAAAGGGGCCGTAAATTATCACACACGGGCCCTGTATGGACTCACCATAGTTTTAATAGGTGTAATTGCCTACTTCAACTGGATGATTGGAGCAGCATTGGCCTTGATATTGTTCATGACCATTTATAATAGTGTCCGCACAGACAAACAGATTGAAAACGATACGGAAAAATATATTTCAACATTGTCCTATCGTGTGAAAAAGGTTGGTGAAGAAGCTCTTCATGAGATGCCAATCGGGATTTTGCTGTTTAGTGAGGATTATGAAATAGAATGGGCAAATCCCTTTGTCAATCTGTTTACAGAGGAAGAGGACACTCTGGTGGGTCAGGATTTAAATGCCATTTATGATGATTTTATTGCCAGTATTAAAGAAGATAAAACGGAAGTCTGGTTCCAGCATAAAGATCGTACGTACCAGGCTATGATTAAAAGAGAAGAGCGTCTGATTTATTTCTTTGATAAAACCGAACAGGTTGAAATTGAAACCTTATATAAAAATGAACAAACGGTTTTGGGCATTATCTTTTTGGATAACTATGAGGAAGTTACACAGGCCATGGATGATACAACAAAAAGTCATTTGAACTCCAAGATGACTTCTATCCTGAATGAATGGTCGAGAAAAAATGATATTTATTTAAAAAGGACTTCCCAGGAACGCTTCCTGGCAGTGATGAACCTGGAAATCTTAAATAGACTGGAAAAAGAAAAGTTTGAAGTGCTTGATGAAGTACGGGAGCTTATTTCAGATAAAAATGTTCCCCTCACATTAAGTATTGGTGTGGGAATTGGCCATGAATCGAGCCTCCGTGAAATTGGGGAATTAGCCCAGTCCAGCTTAGACTTAGCTTTAGGCCGAGGGGGCGACCAGGTAGCGATTAAAGATGAAACAGGGAAAGTGAAATTCTTTGGCGGAAAAACCAATCCTATGGAGAAACGAACCAGGGTCCGTGCACGTGTCATTTCTCACGCTTTAAAGGAGTTAGTCAAAGAAAGTGATAAAGTCATGGTAATGGGGCATAAGAGCCCTGATATGGACTCTATCGGTGCAGGGATTGGTATTTTGAAGGTTGCTCAGGCCAATGACAAGGATGGATTTGTGATCTTTGACCCTGATGGTGTAAATACAGGGGTTGAACGTCTGATGGATATGGTGCAGGAGGATGAATCCCTGTCGAAGTGGTTTATCTCTCCAGACGATTCATTAGATATTGTTACCAAAAACACCTTACTGGTCGTTGTGGATACACATAAGCCATCTATGGTGATGGATGAAAGGCTGCTGACCAAAACGGATCATGTTGTCGTGATTGACCATCATAGAAGAGCAGAGGAATTTATAGATGATCCTACGCTCGTATACATGGAACCTTATGCATCTTCTACAGCTGAGCTCGTAACAGAATTGCTGGAATATCAGCCAAGTACATTGAAACTGAATATTAATGAAGCAACTTCTCTATTAGCCGGCATGATTGTCGATACTAAATATTTCACATTGAGAACCGGCTCGCGAACGTTTGATGCGGCTTCCTATTTACGATTAAAGGGAGCAGATACGGTCCTAGTGCAGAAGCTGCTTGAAGAAGATTTAGATGTGTACGTAAGGCGTAGTCAGCTGATTGAACGTGCAGAGGTTTATCAAAAGGGAATTGCCATTGTAAGAGCAGAGGAAGGGCAGACGTACGGCCCAATTCTGATTGCACAGGCAGCCGATACCTTGCTGACGATGAGTGGGATTAAAGCATCATTCGTTATTTCTGAACGTGATGATGATAAAATTGGGATAAGTGCCCGTTCCTTAGGTGATATCAATGTTCAGATCATTATGGAACAAATGAATGGGGGAGGCCATTTAACCAATGCTGCCACCCAGATAGGTGATACAACAGTTTATGATGCCGAAGAACAGTTGAAGGAAATCATTGATGAATATCTGGAAGGGAGAGAAGACAAGTGA
- the rplI gene encoding 50S ribosomal protein L9, whose translation MKVIFNKDVKGKGKKGEVKDVAEGYARNYLLKNNLAVEATNANLKALEAKKNKQKKQEQEELEEAKKLKETLANLTVELKAKAGDAGRLFGSITSKQIADELNKTHNIKVDKRKIELDEPIRALGYTNVPVKLHQEVTGTIKVHVGEK comes from the coding sequence GTGAAGGTTATTTTCAATAAAGACGTAAAAGGCAAAGGAAAAAAAGGCGAAGTAAAGGATGTAGCGGAAGGCTATGCACGTAACTATCTTTTAAAAAACAACCTTGCCGTGGAAGCAACCAATGCGAACTTAAAAGCACTGGAAGCGAAGAAGAACAAGCAGAAGAAGCAGGAACAGGAAGAATTAGAAGAAGCGAAAAAGCTTAAAGAAACCCTTGCCAATCTTACTGTGGAACTGAAGGCAAAAGCAGGAGATGCAGGCCGTTTGTTTGGCTCAATTACCAGCAAGCAAATTGCCGATGAACTAAACAAAACTCATAATATTAAAGTGGATAAACGTAAAATTGAACTTGATGAACCGATTCGTGCATTAGGGTATACCAATGTTCCAGTCAAGCTTCATCAGGAGGTTACAGGAACCATCAAAGTACATGTTGGGGAAAAATAA
- the dnaB gene encoding replicative DNA helicase, protein MNEIWNDRTPPHNIEAEQAVIGAIFLEPQAVVTASEILVPEDFYRASHQKIYEMMLQLSDRGEPIDLVTITTLLQDQKLLDDIGGVSYLSDLANSVPTAANIEYYARIVEEKSTLRRLISAATNIVQTSFSEEEEVTNVLNDAEKSILEVSNQKNSGKFKNIKDVLIEVYDNIEQLHHHDAEVTGVATGFKDLDQITSGFQKNDLIIVAARPSVGKTAFALNIAQNVSVQTDENVAIFSLEMGAEQLVMRMLCAEGNIDAQRLRTGNLTAEDWGKLTMAMGSLSNAGIYIDDTPGVKVNEIRSKCRRLKQDGGLGMILIDYLQLIQGSGTRSGENRQQEVSEISRQLKALARELNVPVIALSQLSRGVEQRQDKRPIMSDIRESGSIEQDADVIGFLYRDDYYNREDSEKENIIEIIIAKQRNGPVGTVELAFVKEYNKFVNLDQRYGEEDIPPA, encoded by the coding sequence TTGAACGAGATATGGAATGATCGTACTCCACCTCATAATATAGAAGCAGAGCAAGCAGTTATTGGTGCCATTTTTTTAGAACCACAAGCGGTTGTGACAGCTTCGGAAATTTTAGTTCCGGAAGATTTCTATCGGGCAAGTCATCAGAAAATCTATGAAATGATGCTCCAGCTCTCCGATCGTGGGGAGCCGATTGACCTTGTAACCATTACAACCCTTCTTCAGGATCAAAAGCTGCTGGATGACATTGGTGGTGTATCTTATTTAAGTGATTTGGCCAATTCAGTTCCGACAGCTGCAAATATTGAGTACTATGCGAGAATTGTAGAGGAAAAATCCACACTAAGACGATTAATTTCAGCAGCAACGAATATTGTACAAACAAGTTTTTCCGAGGAAGAAGAAGTAACAAATGTTTTAAATGATGCTGAAAAAAGCATCTTAGAAGTTTCCAATCAAAAGAACTCTGGAAAATTTAAAAATATAAAAGATGTCTTAATTGAAGTCTATGATAATATCGAACAGCTTCATCATCATGATGCAGAAGTTACAGGTGTTGCTACAGGCTTTAAAGACCTGGATCAGATTACGTCCGGTTTCCAGAAAAATGATTTAATCATTGTAGCGGCCCGTCCATCTGTGGGAAAGACGGCATTTGCCTTAAACATTGCCCAGAATGTTTCCGTACAAACTGACGAAAATGTAGCCATATTCAGTCTGGAGATGGGGGCTGAACAGCTGGTGATGCGTATGCTTTGTGCAGAAGGGAATATTGATGCACAGAGACTCAGAACAGGAAATCTCACAGCTGAAGACTGGGGTAAGCTGACGATGGCAATGGGAAGTCTGTCAAATGCCGGAATCTATATTGATGATACTCCTGGTGTAAAGGTTAATGAGATACGTTCCAAATGCCGCCGTTTAAAACAGGATGGCGGTCTTGGTATGATTTTAATTGACTATTTGCAGCTTATTCAGGGCTCTGGCACGCGCAGTGGTGAAAACCGCCAGCAGGAAGTTTCAGAGATTTCGAGACAGCTAAAAGCTCTTGCAAGAGAATTAAATGTTCCTGTTATTGCCTTATCTCAGCTCTCCCGTGGGGTCGAACAAAGACAGGACAAGCGTCCCATTATGTCCGACATTCGTGAATCCGGAAGTATTGAGCAGGATGCGGACGTTATCGGCTTCCTGTATCGTGATGACTATTATAATCGGGAAGACTCAGAGAAAGAGAATATCATTGAAATTATTATTGCCAAGCAGAGAAATGGACCTGTTGGCACAGTTGAATTAGCCTTTGTGAAAGAATACAACAAATTCGTAAACTTAGATCAGAGGTATGGCGAAGAGGACATCCCGCCAGCTTAG
- a CDS encoding YybS family protein gives MKKSNVVTEGALFSGIYIILLLMTVFVPLVSYITIFLTPVPFILYVYKNGWKPGLIMFMVTLLISSVFATVLSLPLTIFAALGGMTIGAGLYARKSTYETWAIGSVAFALGFLIVFALGQWMMDIHLMDELNRMINSTMNTSEQVMEELGYTQDELMEAMREQINQIFYLMPTLFAFIGIIFAFLTIWISYKIINRLYIDHGKLSFPPFREFRLPIAVIWYYLFALILTWIFPEQGELLNQAGVNVATLIGFLFVLQGLSFIFYYIHVKKMTKTLAVVAIIAAVIMPIFLYLLRILGIIDLGFNLRDRLNPNKK, from the coding sequence ATGAAGAAATCAAATGTTGTTACTGAAGGGGCTCTTTTTTCCGGAATATATATTATTCTGTTGTTAATGACAGTTTTTGTTCCACTGGTATCTTATATTACCATTTTTCTTACCCCTGTTCCTTTTATTTTATATGTCTATAAAAATGGTTGGAAACCCGGTTTAATTATGTTTATGGTGACATTGCTCATTTCGAGTGTATTTGCCACTGTACTTTCTTTACCATTAACCATATTTGCGGCTCTTGGGGGTATGACAATCGGTGCTGGTCTTTATGCCCGGAAATCAACTTATGAAACATGGGCAATTGGTTCTGTGGCTTTTGCTCTGGGCTTTTTGATTGTTTTTGCATTAGGGCAATGGATGATGGACATTCATTTAATGGATGAGTTAAATCGAATGATTAATTCCACCATGAATACCAGTGAACAGGTGATGGAGGAGCTCGGTTATACGCAGGATGAACTAATGGAAGCAATGCGTGAACAAATTAATCAGATTTTTTACCTGATGCCAACGCTTTTTGCCTTCATTGGAATTATTTTCGCCTTTCTAACCATATGGATAAGTTATAAAATCATTAATAGGCTATATATTGATCACGGGAAGCTGTCATTTCCTCCATTTCGTGAATTCCGGTTACCCATAGCCGTCATATGGTACTATCTGTTCGCCTTGATTCTGACCTGGATCTTCCCGGAACAAGGGGAGCTCTTAAATCAGGCGGGTGTTAATGTTGCGACATTAATCGGATTCCTTTTTGTGTTGCAGGGACTGTCATTTATTTTTTATTATATACATGTGAAAAAGATGACAAAAACATTAGCGGTAGTTGCCATTATCGCGGCAGTAATTATGCCGATCTTCCTTTATCTTCTAAGGATTTTAGGTATAATTGATTTAGGATTTAATCTGCGAGACCGTTTAAACCCTAACAAAAAGTAA